In Helianthus annuus cultivar XRQ/B chromosome 3, HanXRQr2.0-SUNRISE, whole genome shotgun sequence, a single window of DNA contains:
- the LOC110929707 gene encoding glucan endo-1,3-beta-glucosidase 12 codes for MAYTLITTLLLLISAITSSTATGTIGVNYGRIANNLPDPTKVVQLLKQNSINHIKIFDTDSTVLKALSGSKITVTVCLPNEQLKSAAADQTFTDSWVISNILPYHPSTIIEAIAVGNEVFVAPNNITNFLVPAMKNVYASLTKNNITTINVSSPIALSALATSYPSSAGTFKPDLIEPVMKPMLSFLQKTGSYLMVNVYPFFAYAANTDTISLDYALLRENNGVKDTKSGITYKSLFEAQLDAVYAAMNALQFNDVKVVVSETGWPSKGDSNEIGAAEDNAEQYNGNLVRRVLTGSGTPLRPNEPLAVYLFALFNENQKTGPTSERNYGLFYPNEQKVYNVPFSMKDLANVNGSQTEVAVAPTPSPSSDGDVTVSKVGETWCVANGNVGEKKLQDALDYACGEGGADCRPIQSGDTCYNPNTLEAHASYAFNSYYQKQARASGSCDFGGAAYVVSQPPRYGSCKFPTGY; via the exons ATGGCCTATACACTAATCACCACTCTCCTCCTTCTCATCTCCGCCATCACATCCTCCACTGCCACCGGCACCATCGGCGTTAACTACGGCCGCATTGCCAACAACCTACCAGACCCAACCAAAGTCGTCCAACTACTAAAACAAAACTCCATCAACCACATCAAAATTTTCGACACCGATTCCACCGTCCTCAAAGCCCTATCCGGTTCCAAAATCACCGTCACCGTCTGCCTCCCCAACGAACAACTCAAATCCGCTGCCGCAGACCAAACGTTCACAGATAGTTGGGTGATATCAAACATACTACCGTACCACCCGTCCACAATCATCGAAGCGATTGCGGTCGGTAACGAAGTATTCGTTGCTCCAAACAACATCACAAACTTCCTCGTTCCCGCTATGAAAAACGTCTACGCTTCATTAACCAAAAACAACATTACAACAATCAACGTTTCTTCGCCAATTGCGCTTAGCGCATTGGCTACTTCTTATCCTTCATCTGCCGGTACATTCAAACCTGATCTCATAGAACCAGTAATGAAGCCAATGCTTAGCTTCCTTCAAAAAACCGGTTCATATCTTATGGTGAATGTATATCCGTTTTTCGCTTACGCAGCGAACACTGATACAATATCATTAGATTACGCTTTGTTACGTGAAAACAATGGCGTGAAGGACACGAAATCCGGAATCACTTACAAATCATTATTTGAAGCACAGCTTGATGCGGTTTACGCTGCTATGAATGCGTTACAATTCAACGATGTGAAAGTAGTTGTTTCGGAAACCGGATGGCCTTCGAAAGGGGATTCAAATGAAATCGGTGCTGCTGAAGATAACGCTGAACAGTACAACGGTAATTTGGTACGCAGAGTGCTCACCGGAAGTGGCACTCCGTTAAGACCTAACGAGCCGTTAGCAGTGTACCTGTTTGCATTGTTTAACGAGAATCAGAAAACCGGTCCAACTTCTGAACGTAATTACGGTTTATTTTATCCTAACGAACAGAAGGTGTATAATGTGCCGTTTAGCATGAAGGATTTAGCTAATGTTAACGGTAGCCAGACGGAAGTAGCTGTGGCGCCGACGCCGTCACCGTCAAGTGACGGAGATGTGACGGTGAGTAAAGTAGGGGAGACGTGGTGTGTTGCGAACGGGAATGTAGGGGAAAAGAAGTTGCAGGATGCGTTGGATTATGCATGTGGTGAAGGTGGTGCCGATTGCCGTCCGATTCAGTCCGGTGACACGTGTTACAATCCTAATACGCTTGAGGCTCATGCTTCTTATGCGTTCAACAGTTACTACCAGAAACAAGCACGTGCGAGTGGCTCGTGCGATTTTGGTGGTGCAGCTTACGTGGTCTCGCAACCGCCTC GATATGGTAGCTGCAAATTTCCTACGGGTTATTAG